In Melospiza melodia melodia isolate bMelMel2 chromosome 17 unlocalized genomic scaffold, bMelMel2.pri SUPER_17_unloc_1, whole genome shotgun sequence, a genomic segment contains:
- the LOC134433016 gene encoding LOW QUALITY PROTEIN: PDZ domain-containing protein GIPC1-like (The sequence of the model RefSeq protein was modified relative to this genomic sequence to represent the inferred CDS: deleted 1 base in 1 codon), whose product MPLGLGRRKKPPPLVENEEGAGGRGGAPGEPGGAPGGVPGAAPPPQPLRPRLVFHTQLAHGSATGRVEGFGNVRELYGKIGEAFGIPPSEVLFCTLNTPQVDMEKLLGGQIGLEDFIFAHTRGRQKDVEVLKSEEALGLTITDNGAGYAFIKRIREGSVMARTPQVGVGDVLEALDGRSLVGTRHFEVARLLQELPRGHQFRLRLTEPRRAWDGIGPRSGGVSARGGPPQVLSGRGTLRLRSRGPATLQEQPSAFEERAVAKVDDLLESYMGIRDSELAATMVELGRDARDPDALAEALDAQLGDFAFPDEFVFDVWGAIGDAKAGRC is encoded by the exons ATGCCGCTGGGGCTGGGCCGCCGCAAGAAGCCGCCGCCGCTGGTGGAGAACGAGGAGGgggccggggggcgcgggggggccccGGGGGAGCCCGGGGGGGCcccggggggggtcccgggggcggCGCCCCCCCCGCAGCCGCTGCGGCCCCGCCTGGTGTTCCACACGCAGCTGGCGCACGGCAGCGCCACCGGGCGCGTGGAGGGCTTCGGGAACGTGCGGGAGCTGTACGGGAAGATCGGGGAGGCCTTCGGGATCCCCCCCAGCGAG gtgctgttCTGCACGCTGAACACGCCCCAGGTGGACATGGAGAAGCTCCTGGGCGGGCAGATCGGCCTCGAGGATTTCATCTTCGCGCACACGCGCGGGCGCCAGAAGGACGTGGAGGTGCTGAAATCCGAGGAGGCGCTGGGGCTCACCATCACTGACAACGGGGCTGGATACGCCTTCAtcaag AGGATCCGCGAGGGCTCGGTGATGGCGCGCACGCCCCAGGTGGGCGTCGGGGACGTGCTGGAGGCGCTGGACGGGCGCAGCCTGGTGGGCACGCGGCACTTCGAGGTGGcgcggctgctgcaggagctgccccgcGGACACCAGTTCAGGCTGAGGCTGACGGAGCCACGGAGAGCCTGGG acgGGATCGGGCCCCGTTCCGGGGGGGTCTCGGCTCGGGGGGGGCCCCCCCAGGTGCTCTCGGGCCGGGGGACGCTGAGGCTGCGCTCGAGGGGCCCGGCCACGCTGCAGGAGCAG CCGTCGGCGTTCGAGGAGCGCGCGGTGGCCAAGGTGGACGATCTGCTGGAGAGCTACATGGGCATCCGGGACAGCGAGCTGG ccgCCACCATGGTGGAGCTGGGCCGCGACGCCCGTGACCCCGACGCGCTGGCCGAGGCTCTGGACGCTCAGCTCGGCGACTTCGCCTTCCCCGACGAGTTCGTGTTCGACGTCTGG GGCGCCATCGGCGACGCCAAGGCCGGGCGGTGCTGA